In Dyadobacter subterraneus, a single genomic region encodes these proteins:
- a CDS encoding DUF58 domain-containing protein: MNIRQLDLAKVREFGNLEFLAKQLVEGFITGLHKSPFHGFSVEFAEHQLYNTGESTRNIDWKVFAKTDRLYVKRYEEETNLRCHILLDTSSSMYYPEENYGKMTFSLMAAASLTYLLQRQKDAVSLCTFSDDIEIQTAVKSTPSHVHKIMQELNGLLQKTRPLQKTSVASVLHLLAEKIHKRSLVVIFSDMFENIEEADLIFSALQHLRHNLHEVLLFHVTDKKTEETFSFENRPYEFIDLESGEKIKVQPDQVRESYQKFVGEFYQKLKLKCGQYKIDFIEADIAQGFDPVLMAYLVKHSKMR, from the coding sequence ATGAATATCAGGCAGCTGGATTTAGCAAAAGTAAGAGAATTTGGTAACCTGGAATTTCTGGCTAAACAGCTGGTCGAAGGATTTATTACCGGCCTTCATAAATCTCCTTTCCATGGTTTTTCTGTCGAATTTGCTGAACATCAGCTTTATAATACAGGAGAATCTACAAGAAATATTGACTGGAAAGTTTTTGCCAAAACTGACCGCCTTTATGTAAAACGTTACGAAGAAGAGACTAATCTTCGTTGTCATATTTTGCTCGATACTTCTTCTTCCATGTATTATCCGGAAGAGAATTATGGTAAAATGACTTTTAGTCTGATGGCTGCGGCCAGTCTTACCTATTTGCTTCAAAGACAAAAAGATGCGGTAAGCCTTTGCACATTTTCGGATGATATTGAAATACAGACTGCTGTAAAATCTACACCTTCGCATGTTCATAAAATCATGCAGGAGCTTAACGGACTTTTACAAAAAACTCGTCCTTTACAAAAAACATCTGTTGCATCTGTTCTGCATCTTTTGGCAGAAAAAATTCATAAACGGTCGCTTGTTGTGATTTTCAGCGATATGTTTGAAAACATTGAGGAAGCTGACCTTATCTTTTCCGCCTTACAGCATTTAAGACACAATTTGCATGAAGTACTTTTGTTTCATGTAACTGATAAAAAAACGGAAGAAACTTTTTCGTTTGAAAATCGTCCATATGAATTTATCGACCTGGAATCCGGCGAAAAAATCAAGGTACAACCCGATCAGGTTCGCGAATCTTATCAAAAGTTTGTCGGTGAATTTTATCAAAAACTGAAATTAAAATGCGGTCAATACAAAATTGATTTCATTGAAGCGGATATCGCGCAAGGCTTTGATCCCGTTTTAATGGCTTATTTAGTAAAGCATTCGAAAATGAGATAA
- a CDS encoding septal ring lytic transglycosylase RlpA family protein produces MTYPRILILFFLSLSAFTADAQISLGKTEVGSASFYSSRFEGRKTSFGETHQSTELSAAHRSLPLNTMLEITNLSNNQKVIVRVNDRGPFSRNRIVDISKEAARLIGIVSSGVAKVSMRIVGMEGMIMLDSNEDIDHKAGKIISMRTKD; encoded by the coding sequence ATGACTTATCCTCGGATTCTGATTCTATTCTTTTTGTCACTGTCAGCATTTACAGCAGACGCTCAGATCAGTCTTGGCAAAACAGAAGTTGGCAGCGCTTCTTTTTATTCTTCCCGCTTTGAGGGCCGGAAAACCTCCTTTGGAGAAACACATCAAAGTACCGAGCTTTCCGCAGCTCACCGTTCATTGCCTCTTAATACCATGCTGGAAATAACAAACCTGTCAAACAATCAGAAAGTTATAGTACGCGTAAACGACAGAGGCCCATTTTCCCGCAACAGAATAGTAGATATCAGTAAAGAAGCAGCACGCCTGATCGGAATCGTTTCCAGTGGTGTAGCCAAAGTTTCCATGCGCATTGTTGGCATGGAAGGGATGATCATGCTGGACTCAAATGAAGATATTGATCATAAAGCCGGCAAAATAATTTCCATGCGGACCAAAGATTAA
- a CDS encoding DUF3276 family protein: protein MEDREQIYSKRVRAGKRTYFFDVRSTRSNDYYLTITESRRHPQGEGFTYEKHKMFLYKEDFDKFVEALKDAVDHVKTELMPEVDFSQYEAKADEVDAIGESDLKWE from the coding sequence GTGGAAGACAGAGAGCAAATCTACTCCAAAAGGGTCAGGGCGGGAAAACGGACTTACTTCTTCGATGTTCGCTCAACGCGATCCAACGATTATTACCTAACCATTACCGAAAGTCGCCGTCATCCGCAGGGAGAAGGCTTTACGTATGAGAAACATAAAATGTTTTTGTACAAAGAGGACTTTGATAAGTTTGTAGAAGCTTTGAAAGATGCGGTAGATCACGTGAAAACGGAATTAATGCCAGAAGTTGATTTTTCTCAGTATGAGGCCAAAGCGGATGAAGTAGACGCCATTGGTGAGTCAGATTTGAAGTGGGAGTAA